In a genomic window of Glycine max cultivar Williams 82 chromosome 13, Glycine_max_v4.0, whole genome shotgun sequence:
- the LOC106795509 gene encoding uncharacterized protein, whose protein sequence is MGLAGFLRKLQDIYSKHKLISTVFFCLLVSPPSFFYTFYATSHLSSVFLTSEGADNSVGATFHYIIVIAQVECFAVLGISMFSLLKPLLHILASEQKIDPEAELSIKNLILSLTKPARSLLFTWFFVRLFKLGYIFLGILFVFHQRVMFVVNSSCDQQAEQSSLASSIDTIIFVAAGVLVFAYLATYGNLAIEISIREEISGTEALKKASELLEGKRKLVAGFVVNVVLGVISVGLFVSCVYLNTCSKLSMDSKKSIMSQIGNFGIFQVEFYTWGCFSILYSICKKSRGETTTFHFQPYGSLQRMLQKEEEPLLPL, encoded by the coding sequence ATGGGTTTGGCAGGATTTCTCAGAAAACTCCAAGATATCTATTCTAAACATAAGCTCATATCCACTGTTTTCTTCTGTCTCTTGGTCTCACCTCCGTCCTTCTTCTATACCTTCTATGCCACAAGTCATTTATCCAGTGTTTTTCTCACCAGTGAAGGTGCCGACAACTCTGTAGGCGCAACCTTTCACTATATCATAGTTATTGCACAAGTTGAATGTTTTGCCGTTCTTGGCATATCCAtgttttccttgctaaagccaCTGCTCCATATCTTAGCCTCAGAGCAGAAGATAGACCCAGAAGCGGAGTTGAGCATCAAaaacctcattttatcattgacCAAACCCGCGAGAAGCTTACTTTTTACCTGGTTCTTCGTAAGGCTATTCAAATTGGGTTATATATTCTTAGGAATATTGTTCGTGTTCCATCAGCGCGTGATGTTTGTTGTTAATTCAAGTTGTGACCAGCAAGCTGAACAAAGTTCCTTAGCCAGCAGCATCGACACGATAATATTCGTTGCAGCAGGTGTCTTAGTCTTCGCGTATTTGGCCACTTATGGGAATTTGGCAATTGAGATCTCGATTCGTGAAGAGATTAGTGGAACCGAGGCATTGAAGAAGGCTTCAGAGCTTTTAGAGGGAAAGAGGAAGCTAGTTGCAGGATTTGTGGTGAATGTAGTGCTCGGGGTTATATCTGTAGGGTTGTTTGTGAGTTGCGTGTACTTGAACACATGTTCCAAACTCTCGATGGACTCTAAGAAAAGCATCATGAGCCAGATAGGGAATTTTGGTATATTTCAGGTTGAGTTTTACACATGGGGATGCTTCTCAATCTTGTATTCAATATGCAAGAAGTCTCGCGGTGaaacaacaacatttcatttccAACCCTATGGGAGCTTGCAACGCATGCTGCAAAAGGAGGAGGAGCCCTTGCTTCCCttataa
- the LOC100802612 gene encoding transcription factor MYB1, which yields MRWSLIVGRLPGRTPNDVKNYWNTYIRRKVSSSHKVVINEKQEKTTVKPHVVIKPKARTFSRPSPSGLRGSNVLREEGGESGAKHCSTHHQACAASSECINNWSTDQWWKTMMHDKGDNLDNNQCLLAYQDEVGKLKFIILLS from the coding sequence ATGGTCCTTGATTGTTGGGAGACTTCCAGGAAGAACTCCAAATGATGTGAAAAACTACTGGAACACCTACATTCGAAGGAAGGTATCATCATCTCACAAGGTGGTGATCAATGAAAAGCAAGAGAAAacaacagtgaagcctcatgtGGTGATAAAGCCTAAGGCTCGAACTTTCTCAAGACCTTCACCCTCCGGGTTGAGAGGGAGTAATGTTCTTAGAGAAGAAGGTGGTGAGAGTGGGGCCAAACACTGCTCAACTCATCATCAAGCATGTGCAGCTTCATCAGAGTGCATTAATAATTGGAGTACTGATCAGTGGTGGAAAACTATGATGCACGACAAGGGGGACAACTTAGACAACAACCAATGCTTGTTGGCCTACCAGGATGAGGTTGGGAAGCTAAAATTCATAATCCTCTTAAGTTAA